In Fibrobacter sp. UWEL, the following are encoded in one genomic region:
- a CDS encoding xanthine phosphoribosyltransferase, whose amino-acid sequence MNFLEEKILRDGVIKEGNILKVDSFLNHQIDVDIMRQMAYEFQRRYRDVEINKILTIEASGIAIATLLGHLYDVPVVFAKKSQTANSTDDKYVAQAYSFTHKKMNNVFISKPYMSASDKVLIVDDFLADGAAAHALIDLVHQAGGTVAGLGIAIEKGQQKGGATLRSEGYRVESIAIVESMDWETQTIKFREQPEIPLKNTNLKLG is encoded by the coding sequence ATGAACTTTCTTGAAGAAAAGATTCTCCGGGACGGCGTCATTAAGGAAGGCAATATCCTTAAGGTCGACAGTTTCCTGAACCATCAAATTGACGTGGATATCATGCGCCAGATGGCATACGAATTCCAGCGTCGTTATCGCGATGTGGAAATCAATAAGATTCTCACCATCGAGGCAAGCGGTATTGCAATCGCAACGCTGTTGGGACATCTTTACGACGTACCCGTAGTATTCGCCAAGAAGAGTCAGACCGCCAACAGCACCGACGACAAGTACGTGGCTCAGGCCTACTCCTTCACTCACAAGAAGATGAACAACGTGTTCATTTCCAAGCCCTACATGAGCGCTTCCGACAAGGTCCTCATTGTGGACGACTTCCTGGCAGATGGCGCCGCAGCACACGCCCTTATCGACCTGGTTCATCAGGCAGGCGGCACCGTGGCAGGCCTGGGCATCGCTATTGAAAAAGGCCAGCAGAAAGGCGGCGCCACCCTCCGTTCCGAAGGCTACCGCGTAGAATCCATCGCTATCGTAGAATCCATGGACTGGGAAACTCAGACCATCAAGTTCCGCGAACAGCCGGAAATCCCGCTGAAGAACACCAACTTAAAACTTGGCTAG
- the rsmA gene encoding 16S rRNA (adenine(1518)-N(6)/adenine(1519)-N(6))-dimethyltransferase RsmA, which yields MDRARRRKFGQNFLDVPTAIAIAGDLPANEGEAVLEIGPGHGALTEHLLNRGVDLTAVEIDEQCVEVLNGKFGDRKNFHITNIDFLKFDLQGFLDSHEKPWVTGNLPYNVSTAIIAGLMPRLHLTKGFMGMVQLEVAERICADPCSSNYGSLSVLVSAFANTQILRKIGPEHFTPKPNVDSATMLLTPRSDALSAPEGFFDFVRAAFTQKRKTLSNSFGKAYDKKKIQEAIELLDYPTTVRAEELSPEQFLEFYKVIVG from the coding sequence ATGGATAGAGCACGTCGTCGTAAATTTGGCCAGAACTTTCTGGATGTTCCCACCGCCATAGCAATTGCAGGCGACCTGCCGGCAAATGAAGGCGAAGCCGTTCTTGAAATCGGCCCCGGTCATGGCGCCCTCACAGAGCACCTGCTGAACCGCGGTGTGGACCTGACCGCAGTGGAAATTGACGAGCAGTGCGTCGAAGTTCTGAATGGTAAGTTCGGCGACCGCAAGAATTTCCATATTACCAACATCGACTTTTTGAAGTTTGACCTGCAGGGTTTCTTAGACTCTCACGAAAAGCCCTGGGTTACAGGCAACCTTCCCTACAATGTTTCTACTGCGATTATCGCAGGTCTCATGCCCCGACTCCACTTGACAAAGGGCTTTATGGGAATGGTTCAGCTGGAAGTTGCGGAACGCATCTGCGCTGACCCTTGCAGCAGCAATTACGGAAGCCTTTCCGTGCTGGTATCCGCCTTCGCCAATACACAGATCTTACGTAAGATCGGGCCGGAACATTTTACGCCCAAGCCCAATGTGGATAGCGCCACCATGCTGTTGACACCACGCTCCGACGCATTGTCCGCTCCGGAAGGCTTCTTCGATTTCGTTCGTGCGGCATTCACCCAGAAGCGTAAGACTTTGAGCAATTCCTTCGGGAAGGCTTATGACAAGAAGAAAATCCAGGAAGCCATCGAGCTGCTGGACTACCCTACTACCGTTCGCGCGGAAGAATTGTCCCCCGAACAGTTCCTGGAATTTTATAAAGTAATTGTGGGTTAA